tttatctttaacGTGCAGAATTCAGGATCATTTCTTGAACGCAGGACTCTTGGTGTAGAGTCAGTAATTACTCAAGACAGCAAAGAGGCCAAAGATATCACCAATTACTCATGGGGTTATCAGGTAATTATCTGCTAATAGATAGCCTAAATCATTGATGCTTTGCTCATGTCATATAATGTATAAACCGCTATTGATAATTTAACCAAAACTTTTTAAGACATTACGTTTTCTGCCACATTAATCTACCAGCTTCAGATTATTCTTTAGTAGAGCATTTCTAAGGCTGACAGTAATTCACAAACCTAACCACCATAATTCTTTGACAAGTGAGTGCAATTTATAATTAAGCTTTACACCAGTATAAAACATTTCCTTAAGGTTGGCTTATTAGGGGAGAAGTTACAACTTTACTCATTAGAAGGATCAAAGAGTGCGTGCTGATTGGAGCAGCTTAGGCTCTTCTCAACCGCTCACATGGTACAAGGTAAGTCTATAGATCCTTTCCGGGTACCCCTCTTTTCTATCTCATGTAGTGCTACTTATTTAAGTGACTAAGAGATCCTCAGCAATTAAATATGTGATTATGTTTCGGTTTATAATGCTACTAGCAGCTCTTAGATAGTCTAATATGTTTGTTATTTTACTCAACCTATGATATATTGATTGTTTGTAATTTGCCAGTCAGTTTTTGATGCACCCAAGGGTGATGACCCTGTTGCATTAAACCTTGGCTCCATGGGAAAAGGTGAGGCTTGGGTTAATGGACAAAGTATCGGCCAATATTGGGTCTCATTTCAAACGCTTGCAGGCATtccatcacaaacttggtatgttAAAGTGACACTAATTTAGACTGATACTTAGACGAACTTTTTTTATACTGAATAGCTATTATTACTATAGATCTTCAGTATACGTTATTCGCAGAATAATGAGGCCACAT
The sequence above is a segment of the Capsicum annuum cultivar UCD-10X-F1 unplaced genomic scaffold, UCD10Xv1.1 ctg711, whole genome shotgun sequence genome. Coding sequences within it:
- the LOC124894182 gene encoding beta-galactosidase 16-like translates to MVQVFDAPKGDDPVALNLGSMGKGEAWVNGQSIGQYWVSFQTLAGIPSQTCYNVPRSFLQPGDNLLVLFEEETGNPLDITLDTISVSKPPLRK